One region of Hydrogenobaculum sp. Y04AAS1 genomic DNA includes:
- a CDS encoding thioredoxin domain-containing protein: MKTPNRLINEKSPYLKMHAYNPVDWYPWSEEAFDKAIKENKPVFLSIGYSSCHWCHVMEKESFEDEEVASFLNKCFVSIKVDKEERPDIDSLYIEYCVLLNNSGGWPLSVFLTPTKEPFFAGTYFPKASFLKLLNQIKDLWDKDSKNIIEKSKRMVEQLKQFMNSFEKRELNESFIDKALFGLANRYDEEFGGFSEAPKFPSLHNVLLLLKSQKQPFQDMALSTLLNMRRGGIWDHVGGGFHRYSTDRYWLLPHFEKMLYDQAMAILAYSEAYRLTKNEIFKDTVYKTINFVKENLYENGFFYTSMDADTEGEEGGFYLWTYQEIKDILKEKTDKFIEFFNIKKEGNFLDEAKRVYTGKNVLYAKEPTMLFENELQVLKAFREKRKKPLIDDKILLDQNAMMDWALIEAYLVFEDKDFLDMATKNLNNISKHPLQHALNHNKLIEPMLDDYAYLIKAYLSLYKATFSKDALEKAISLTEEAIEKLWDKNAGGFYLSVGKDVLIPQKTLYDGAIPSGNSVMGLNLVELFFITKEDTYENRYQILSSIYSDMLSRNPTACSFFMTSFLLYKKGYQLLLSMPISKAQERVKELYKHYLPNIVPYHEESSEETFIACKDYTCLSPIKSVDDLIKSITL; this comes from the coding sequence ATGAAAACACCAAATAGACTTATAAACGAAAAAAGTCCCTATCTTAAAATGCACGCTTATAATCCCGTTGACTGGTACCCTTGGTCAGAAGAGGCCTTTGATAAAGCCATCAAAGAAAATAAACCTGTGTTTTTATCCATAGGTTATTCTTCTTGTCATTGGTGCCATGTGATGGAAAAAGAATCTTTTGAAGATGAAGAAGTGGCATCTTTTTTAAACAAATGCTTTGTAAGTATAAAAGTAGACAAAGAAGAAAGACCAGATATAGACAGCCTTTACATAGAATACTGCGTACTTTTAAACAACTCCGGCGGTTGGCCGCTCTCGGTTTTTCTAACCCCCACTAAAGAACCATTTTTTGCAGGTACTTATTTTCCAAAAGCCTCATTTTTAAAGCTTTTAAACCAAATAAAAGACCTATGGGACAAAGATAGCAAAAACATAATAGAAAAATCAAAAAGGATGGTAGAACAGCTAAAGCAATTCATGAATTCTTTTGAAAAAAGAGAGTTAAATGAAAGTTTTATAGATAAAGCACTTTTTGGTCTTGCAAATCGTTACGATGAAGAGTTTGGCGGGTTTTCCGAAGCCCCAAAATTTCCAAGCCTTCACAATGTTTTACTTCTTCTTAAAAGCCAAAAACAACCCTTTCAGGACATGGCATTATCAACACTTTTAAACATGAGAAGAGGCGGTATATGGGATCATGTAGGAGGAGGTTTCCATAGGTATTCCACAGATAGATATTGGCTTTTACCGCACTTTGAAAAAATGCTATACGACCAGGCAATGGCTATATTGGCTTATTCTGAAGCTTATAGACTTACAAAAAATGAGATTTTCAAAGATACAGTTTATAAAACAATAAACTTTGTAAAAGAAAATCTATACGAAAACGGATTTTTTTACACATCAATGGATGCCGATACGGAAGGAGAAGAAGGAGGGTTTTACCTTTGGACTTACCAAGAGATAAAAGATATACTAAAAGAAAAAACAGATAAGTTTATAGAATTTTTCAATATAAAAAAAGAAGGTAATTTTCTTGATGAAGCTAAAAGAGTTTATACAGGTAAAAACGTATTATATGCAAAAGAACCAACGATGTTGTTTGAGAATGAGCTACAAGTTTTAAAAGCTTTTAGAGAAAAAAGAAAAAAGCCCCTTATAGATGACAAAATACTCCTTGACCAAAACGCCATGATGGACTGGGCTTTGATAGAAGCCTACTTAGTTTTTGAAGACAAAGATTTTCTTGATATGGCCACCAAAAATCTAAACAACATATCAAAACATCCGCTACAGCACGCTTTAAACCACAACAAGCTTATAGAACCTATGCTTGATGACTACGCTTATCTTATAAAAGCCTATCTTTCTCTTTACAAAGCTACATTCTCAAAAGATGCTTTAGAAAAAGCTATTTCACTGACAGAAGAAGCGATAGAAAAACTATGGGACAAAAACGCTGGTGGGTTTTATCTTAGTGTAGGAAAAGATGTACTGATACCTCAAAAGACCCTTTACGACGGGGCTATCCCATCTGGGAACTCCGTGATGGGCTTAAACCTTGTGGAGTTATTTTTTATAACAAAAGAAGATACATATGAAAACCGCTATCAAATATTATCTTCTATATACTCTGATATGCTCTCTAGAAATCCTACCGCTTGTAGCTTCTTTATGACAAGCTTTTTACTTTATAAAAAAGGTTATCAGCTTTTACTTTCTATGCCCATATCAAAAGCCCAAGAAAGAGTAAAAGAACTTTACAAACATTACTTACCAAACATAGTTCCATACCATGAAGAATCGTCTGAAGAAACGTTTATAGCTTGTAAAGATTACACTTGTCTAAGCCCTATAAAAAGTGTAGATGATCTGATAAAAAGCATAACACTTTAA
- a CDS encoding DHHA1 domain-containing protein yields the protein MEICFFHKSCIDGTMSAAILQEHIKNKDSIIFIPLNHGTSVKEAINKYLPSEGQNFKEISKIWFLDIAPKWDDLIYLQSLRQEKQGYTEVVIIDHHKTAANTISKFIGKPIEEDKPIALEYDFITFIYDPTESGASLTYKTLIDKNLPMIVDIVKDKDIWLWRYQNTDEVNDFLYMYTDKPDLMREFLHKDIDEIATKSKILSEYKNFMVYKLKDIWSNSPLYININDIKIPAINTPIYQSEIGSLIAKEHNIACMFYITGDFVKLSFRSVDGSARKIAESLGGGGHDNAAGAIIDKEMFFKSLIN from the coding sequence ATGGAAATTTGTTTTTTTCATAAAAGCTGTATAGATGGCACTATGTCTGCCGCTATACTACAAGAACACATAAAAAACAAAGATAGCATTATATTTATACCATTGAATCACGGTACCAGTGTAAAAGAAGCCATAAACAAGTATTTACCTTCAGAAGGACAAAATTTCAAAGAGATTTCAAAAATATGGTTTTTGGATATAGCTCCTAAATGGGATGATCTAATATACCTTCAAAGCCTAAGGCAAGAAAAACAAGGATACACGGAAGTAGTTATAATAGACCATCACAAGACTGCTGCCAATACGATATCAAAATTTATAGGAAAACCCATTGAAGAAGATAAGCCCATTGCTTTGGAGTACGATTTTATCACTTTTATATACGATCCTACAGAAAGCGGTGCATCTCTTACTTACAAAACCCTTATAGACAAAAATTTACCGATGATAGTGGATATTGTAAAAGATAAAGACATATGGCTTTGGAGATATCAAAACACCGACGAAGTAAACGATTTCTTATACATGTATACAGATAAACCAGATTTGATGAGAGAGTTTTTGCATAAAGATATTGACGAAATAGCTACTAAAAGCAAGATACTATCAGAATACAAAAATTTTATGGTATACAAGTTAAAAGATATTTGGTCAAATTCACCTCTTTACATAAATATAAACGATATAAAGATACCAGCCATAAACACACCTATATATCAAAGTGAGATAGGAAGTCTCATTGCCAAAGAGCACAACATAGCCTGTATGTTTTATATAACTGGGGATTTCGTAAAGCTTTCTTTTAGAAGTGTAGATGGTTCTGCAAGAAAGATAGCAGAATCTTTAGGTGGCGGTGGTCATGACAATGCAGCCGGAGCTATAATAGATAAAGAAATGTTTTTTAAAAGCCTAATTAACTGA
- a CDS encoding S1 RNA-binding domain-containing protein encodes MVTEFEELLKAQKEQFSTGSVVKGSVVKITDSNVYLDIGYKIEGVIRRYEVGDVEIGQEIEAVIIKLRGIENPILSTKPLKSSKGFSIAKKALEQKTPIDVIVESKGKPGFFVQLEDIRALMPFGEAPRHVNIGDKIKVLVTKATYENGKPMVNVSYKEYENIERHQKQLEFINSLEVGSTIEGKVIKVDPEKGITVLLKEGVRGFVPHYEIPKGTNIKENDTLEVRVIKKAKKGDFLILSLRKPKKNIWETLELKEGDKTEGKVSFYRKGKGLFVELQEGITALVPEESMKNIGNKLLKSGTKLKLVVTRIDKDKKQIDVNIVPSEENPAADFIKSNPPNTIVKGKVKTVHPNIAFIELGPNVEGIVKKQDMSWLKNARSEELLTPGEEKEFMVLGLDGKKVKLGLKQLTQNPWSVIPERYKPGQQVELAVKEVRPFGTFLGLPEGIDGLLPISEIPKNTNLEPGQNITVKVLEVNPKEEKITFSMIQETKKQQKEQGDQKEFIKVNDSSSGFKLGDILKNKLK; translated from the coding sequence ATGGTAACAGAGTTTGAAGAGTTATTAAAAGCTCAAAAGGAGCAGTTTTCCACAGGAAGCGTAGTAAAGGGTTCTGTGGTAAAAATTACAGATTCAAACGTGTACTTGGATATAGGTTATAAAATAGAAGGCGTTATAAGGCGGTATGAAGTAGGTGATGTTGAGATAGGCCAAGAAATAGAGGCCGTTATTATAAAACTAAGAGGAATTGAAAATCCAATACTTTCCACAAAACCCTTAAAATCTTCGAAAGGTTTTTCTATAGCCAAAAAAGCGTTAGAACAAAAAACACCTATAGATGTTATAGTAGAATCAAAAGGAAAACCTGGATTTTTTGTACAACTTGAAGATATTAGGGCTTTGATGCCCTTTGGTGAAGCTCCAAGGCATGTAAATATAGGAGACAAAATAAAGGTGTTGGTAACAAAAGCCACCTATGAAAATGGAAAACCTATGGTAAACGTATCTTACAAAGAGTATGAGAACATTGAAAGGCATCAAAAACAACTTGAATTTATAAACTCGTTAGAAGTAGGCTCTACAATAGAAGGAAAAGTAATAAAAGTAGACCCAGAAAAAGGTATTACAGTGCTTTTAAAAGAAGGGGTTAGAGGCTTCGTACCGCATTACGAAATACCAAAAGGCACAAATATAAAAGAAAACGATACGTTAGAGGTTAGAGTTATTAAAAAAGCCAAAAAGGGTGATTTTCTTATATTAAGCCTAAGAAAACCAAAGAAGAATATATGGGAAACATTGGAGCTAAAAGAAGGAGACAAAACAGAGGGCAAAGTATCTTTCTATAGAAAAGGGAAGGGGCTTTTCGTAGAATTACAAGAAGGTATTACAGCCTTAGTACCAGAAGAAAGCATGAAAAATATCGGCAACAAGCTTTTAAAGAGTGGCACAAAACTAAAACTTGTTGTAACAAGAATAGACAAAGATAAAAAACAAATAGATGTAAACATAGTACCTTCTGAAGAAAACCCAGCAGCGGATTTTATAAAATCAAACCCACCAAATACGATAGTAAAGGGAAAAGTAAAAACCGTACATCCAAACATTGCGTTTATAGAGCTAGGACCAAACGTAGAAGGCATAGTGAAAAAACAAGATATGTCTTGGCTTAAAAACGCACGCTCAGAAGAGTTGCTTACCCCTGGAGAAGAAAAAGAGTTTATGGTACTAGGCCTAGATGGTAAAAAAGTAAAGCTTGGCTTAAAGCAGCTTACTCAAAATCCTTGGAGTGTAATACCAGAAAGGTACAAACCAGGACAACAAGTAGAGCTTGCGGTAAAAGAAGTAAGACCTTTTGGTACCTTCTTAGGTTTGCCAGAAGGCATAGATGGCCTATTGCCAATATCTGAAATACCTAAAAACACAAACTTAGAGCCTGGTCAAAACATAACGGTTAAAGTTTTAGAGGTAAATCCAAAAGAGGAAAAAATTACTTTCAGTATGATACAAGAAACCAAAAAACAGCAAAAAGAACAAGGCGACCAAAAAGAGTTTATAAAAGTAAACGACTCTTCATCTGGCTTTAAGCTTGGTGATATCCTTAAGAACAAGTTAAAGTGA
- the mazG gene encoding nucleoside triphosphate pyrophosphohydrolase yields the protein MSCILEELIKTFEKVRQNCPWDKKQTHESLAKYVLEEAYELVDAIDSKDKEAIKEELADLLLQIVFHAQIAKENKEFDINDVFELLIKKLVERHPHVFGNEDPKAVLENWEHKKAEKREYFLDGIPKSMCALMRCQKIQDRMAKVGFDFENVSQVKEKLKEELEELEEALENGNFKDIEHEFGDILIAIVEYGRFLGVNAEKALQKANDRMMKRFNFVEKSLKNKGKSLKEASLEEMDTYWKEAKKFDYEF from the coding sequence ATGAGTTGTATATTGGAAGAACTTATCAAAACCTTTGAAAAAGTAAGGCAAAATTGTCCGTGGGATAAGAAACAAACCCATGAAAGCCTTGCAAAATACGTCTTAGAAGAAGCTTACGAGTTGGTGGACGCCATAGACTCCAAAGATAAGGAAGCTATAAAAGAAGAACTGGCAGACTTGCTTCTTCAAATAGTGTTTCATGCGCAAATAGCAAAAGAAAATAAAGAATTTGACATAAACGATGTTTTTGAGCTTTTAATAAAAAAACTTGTAGAAAGACATCCACACGTCTTCGGAAATGAAGATCCAAAGGCTGTTTTAGAAAATTGGGAACATAAAAAAGCGGAGAAAAGAGAATACTTTTTAGATGGTATACCAAAATCGATGTGTGCTCTTATGAGGTGCCAAAAAATTCAAGACCGCATGGCAAAGGTGGGTTTTGATTTTGAAAATGTAAGTCAAGTGAAAGAAAAACTAAAAGAGGAGCTTGAGGAGCTAGAAGAAGCTTTAGAAAATGGTAATTTCAAAGATATAGAACACGAGTTTGGTGATATACTTATAGCTATAGTAGAATATGGAAGGTTTTTAGGCGTAAACGCTGAAAAAGCGCTACAAAAAGCAAACGATAGAATGATGAAAAGATTTAATTTTGTTGAAAAAAGTCTAAAAAACAAAGGAAAATCTTTAAAAGAGGCTTCTTTAGAAGAAATGGATACCTATTGGAAAGAAGCAAAAAAGTTTGATTATGAGTTTTAG
- a CDS encoding CZB domain-containing protein, which produces MSSLDRDALYRLDILVRHCEDILSKLDSIKEQLNNDSLLDRLVEGVRMHELYILNFKKFLNSEIDWIPPKYTQCNFGKIYYSIDKSYISKTYGEAAASMFERIGNIHMSFHETTEECLKRKSNYEVKMLIVELASKSSMLVDMVLRLSATMSRN; this is translated from the coding sequence ATGTCCAGTCTAGATAGAGATGCTTTGTATAGGCTTGATATATTGGTTAGGCATTGTGAGGATATCTTAAGCAAACTGGATAGTATTAAAGAACAACTTAACAATGATAGTTTATTAGATAGGCTTGTAGAAGGCGTACGCATGCATGAATTGTATATATTAAATTTTAAAAAGTTTTTAAACAGTGAGATTGATTGGATACCGCCAAAATATACACAATGCAATTTTGGCAAGATATACTACAGCATTGATAAAAGCTATATTTCAAAGACTTACGGAGAAGCTGCTGCTTCTATGTTTGAAAGAATTGGCAATATTCATATGAGTTTTCACGAAACCACTGAGGAATGTCTTAAGCGTAAAAGTAACTATGAAGTTAAAATGCTAATCGTAGAGTTGGCTTCCAAAAGTAGTATGTTGGTAGATATGGTGTTGAGGCTATCGGCAACAATGTCAAGAAACTAA
- the ilvC gene encoding ketol-acid reductoisomerase, which yields MAKIYYDEDASLGILAMKTVAIVGYGSQGHAHALNLRDSGIRVIVALDDKSPHRKTAMEDGFSVYTTSRATQEADVIMILTPDTVQPAVYKECIEPNLTPGKAIAFAHGFNIHFGQIVPPKDIDVFMVAPKGPGHLVRWMYEEGKGVPALISIHQDATGSCRDIALAYAKGIGATRAGVIETTFREETETDLFGEQAVLCGGATALIKAGFETLVEAGYQPEMAYFECLHELKLIVDLIYQHGIAGMRYSISDTAKYGDVTRGDRVYEAVKPLMKQMLKEIQDGEFAREWILENQANRPVYNALLNKDKEHLVEKVGKELRQMMPWLSGKELK from the coding sequence ATGGCGAAAATTTACTACGACGAAGATGCATCTTTGGGTATCTTGGCTATGAAAACTGTAGCCATAGTGGGTTATGGTTCTCAAGGACACGCTCATGCTTTAAATCTAAGAGACAGTGGTATTAGGGTTATAGTGGCTTTAGACGATAAAAGTCCTCATAGAAAAACTGCTATGGAAGATGGTTTTAGCGTATATACCACCTCTAGAGCAACTCAAGAGGCCGATGTGATAATGATATTAACACCAGACACGGTTCAACCAGCTGTATATAAAGAATGCATAGAACCTAATTTAACACCTGGAAAAGCTATAGCCTTTGCCCATGGTTTTAACATACATTTTGGTCAAATAGTGCCACCAAAAGATATAGATGTATTTATGGTGGCTCCAAAAGGACCAGGCCATTTGGTAAGATGGATGTACGAAGAGGGAAAAGGAGTACCAGCTCTTATATCTATACATCAAGATGCTACAGGTTCTTGTAGAGATATAGCCTTAGCTTATGCAAAAGGCATAGGTGCTACAAGGGCTGGGGTTATAGAAACCACGTTTAGAGAAGAAACGGAAACAGACTTATTTGGTGAGCAAGCGGTGCTTTGTGGTGGTGCTACAGCCCTTATAAAAGCTGGTTTTGAAACGCTTGTAGAGGCCGGTTATCAACCAGAGATGGCTTATTTTGAATGTCTTCATGAGTTAAAGCTAATAGTAGACCTCATATACCAACACGGCATAGCTGGTATGAGATATTCTATATCAGATACCGCAAAATATGGCGATGTAACAAGAGGTGATAGAGTATACGAAGCTGTCAAACCTCTTATGAAACAGATGCTCAAAGAAATTCAAGATGGTGAGTTTGCCAGAGAATGGATATTGGAAAATCAAGCCAACAGACCAGTTTACAACGCTCTTTTAAATAAGGATAAAGAACATTTGGTGGAAAAAGTTGGTAAAGAGCTAAGACAGATGATGCCGTGGCTATCTGGTAAAGAGTTAAAATGA
- a CDS encoding CDP-alcohol phosphatidyltransferase family protein: MNLTKKRYKLKKFYAPMGHVFVKMHMSPNVITLLSLAFGLTGAYFFYIHKPLTGASFLIISGFLDLMDGVVARLEDKASKFGAAFDWIADKTVDGFILGSIGFAYGSPFIAISAITFSMLHTFIKPVVYAEIGFSERQKGKIDDPLEGIGFFGRPETHISILFFSILERINPIFGLHLGMKLIVLFTFGSLLIRILYLLKKYGKDYE; encoded by the coding sequence ATGAATCTTACCAAAAAACGTTATAAACTAAAAAAGTTTTACGCTCCCATGGGGCATGTGTTTGTAAAGATGCACATGTCCCCAAACGTAATAACCCTTTTGTCTTTGGCTTTTGGACTTACAGGCGCTTACTTTTTTTATATACACAAACCACTAACCGGAGCATCGTTTTTGATAATATCGGGATTTTTAGATTTGATGGATGGTGTGGTTGCGAGGCTTGAAGATAAAGCTTCGAAGTTTGGGGCAGCTTTTGACTGGATAGCAGATAAAACTGTAGATGGTTTTATACTTGGAAGCATAGGTTTTGCATATGGGTCTCCTTTTATAGCTATAAGCGCTATTACATTTTCTATGCTTCATACCTTTATAAAGCCAGTGGTGTATGCTGAGATTGGTTTTTCCGAAAGACAAAAAGGTAAGATAGATGATCCTTTGGAAGGGATAGGTTTTTTCGGTAGGCCTGAAACCCATATAAGTATATTATTTTTTAGTATATTAGAGCGCATAAACCCTATTTTTGGTCTGCATCTTGGCATGAAACTTATAGTGCTATTTACGTTTGGTTCGCTTTTAATAAGAATTTTGTATCTTTTAAAGAAATACGGGAAGGATTATGAATAA